The sequence ACCAAGCAGTACAAGGTGGACACCAGCAAGATCTTCGTCACCGGATCTAGCTCTGGTGCCATGATGACCGTGAATAACCCCCAAGAACTGCACAGTCTCAGGTGTATTTGCTAACAGAAGATGATTGATGGACAGAACGTCATGGCCGCAACCTACCCCGAGCTGTTCAAGGCCGCCGTTGTTTACTCCGGAGTTCCCGCCGGATGCTTCTACTCCGCCGCCAACCAAGCCGATGCTTGGAACAGCAGCTGCGCCCAGGGTAAAGTGATCAGCACCCCTCAGCACTGGGGCGGAATCGCCAAGGCCATGTACGCCGGCTACACTGGCTCTCGCCCTCGCATGCAGATCTACCACGGTACCGCCGACACCACCCTCTACCCTCAGAACTTCTACGAGACCTGCAAGGAGTGGGCCGGTGTCTTCGGCTACAACTACGATGCGCCCCAATCGGTTCTGAACAACAACCCCCAGGCCAACTACAAGACCACCAACTGGGGTCCCAACCTGCAGGGTATTCTCGCCACCGGCGTTGGTCACACTGTTCCGATTCACGGTTCGAAGGATATGGATTGGTTTGGATTTTCAGGTAGCGGTTCCTCCGACGGCGGCTCCCCCGGCAGCGGCTCCTCGCCTTCTACGACCACATCGACTAACCAAGGCAGCACAACGACGACAAGCGTGAGCACGGGTCCTACCCAAGGCTCTGGAGGATCTGGCGGCTCGGGCGGCGGCGTTGCCCAACAATGGGGCCAATGTGGAGGTAACGGTTGGACTGGTCCAACTCAATGCGCGGCAGGACTCACCTGCACGGCCTCTAACCCCTGGTACTCCCAGTGTCTGTAAATGAGAGCCTTTTCAAATCCTTATAGTCATCAAgcaatctttttttttttttttgaaaataTGTTTTCTGAGCTCTCGAATTCCTTGTCTGTGGGACTGTAGACGGAAACCCCGTCGGGATGGTCTTCGGAGCCTAGAGAAGTGGTCCGTATCTTTGAAAGTGCCCGTTAGCCCGTCAACCAGgactcttttgtttttgggAGCTGATCAGCAGACTTATATCTACAAAACTATCTCAGTATACCATTGCGTGCGGCTTCTCTCCACGATGATCGGACCATGGCCTGTCAATAGTTGGGATCCATCATGGCCCTTCCACGtcctcctccatcctctCAATCGAGGATAGCTGCCCCAAGCTGAATTCCACGGCACAATTGGCCTTGCTAGAGGTGTCCGAATCTTGTTTCATAACATTCGCGACGCAACTTTGGACCGAGTACCTATTTCCAAGCGATGGCGATTTGTCTTCATCCTAGTCACACATTTCGGATAGTCGTTATCTAAAAGGTACAGCGGATATTCAAAttcgtcttttctttggccAGCATATATATGTAGGCATCGTTCGTTAATTTACTGATGGGCCTTGTTCCATTCAACACATTCATCAAAAGTCACCCCAGAGCCACCAAAGATATCCAACGCACTGCCGATGGTCAAGTCAACCTTGCCTTGACTGCTCTTATGTATCTTCTCCAAATCCTGAAGATTGCGAGCACCACCAGCATAAGTCACAGGGATGGTACACCATTCAGCGAGCTTGGAAACGAGTTCTTCGTCAATGCCCTGCTGCAGACCCTCGACATCTGCCGCGTGAATAAGAAACTCGGAGCAGTAGGGTTCCAGTAGCGCGATAGACTCTGAAACAATACGACAACACGTGTTGTTGAAGTCAGCAGGGGAACAATGCAGGGGGCTGTGGACAAGGGACAGTGGATGATAGGAACAGTTCGCCGTACCTTGAcaaatctccatctctgTAATGGTCTGCCATCGGTCCATAGCCACAAACCAAGTATTGTCTTTTCTGCGACAACTCAGGTCCAAGACCAGCTTTGACTTGTCACCACCAAGGGCTGCAAGCACCGCCTGCAGCCGCTCGAGCGAGAACTTCCCCGAgggaaacagaaaagaagTAATGATCACCTAACATGCCAAATAAGTCCAATCAATGAGTATGATTCCAACAAACCACGAGTATATTCCGACATGCTAAAGCATGGATTGAATGCCCAGGACACAGAGCAATGGGATTTGTTCTTTGAATACAAAACCCACGGCAGAATGGCGGGGATAATGCGATTGCCGGGGAGAGAAAACCAACTCACCTTCTCGGCACCTTGATCAATCCAATATTGAGCATTCTTGTCGGTAATACCACCGGCCACTTGAAGCCCATTAGGCCATGCCTTCAATGCCTCCAGTGCAGCCTCCTCGTTGCCGGGGCCCAGCTTCACGACGTGACCACCGCGCAGGTTGTTTTTTCTATAGAGTTCCGCATAGTGACTGGCGGGGAGTGTCGAGACGTAATTGGTCTTTAGATCCTCGGCAACCTGGCTGAGTGTCCCGCCCACAATTTGCTTCACTTGACCTGAGTGAAGGTCAATGCAAGGTCGAAATTGAGTCATTTTTGATTGCCCGCTCGTTAAATGTAAGACTAAAAAGTTTGAAACGATGACTCGCAAAAtggccccctcctcccctctgGTGTCATCACGATAATGGTGGGCTTCTATCTTATCTTATCGCACGTGATGCGGAGCCTGGTcggacccaaaaaaaaatcccggGGAACAGACATTGTCCAAGGGAAGGCAGTCGCGGAACAATTACATATTCTTCTTTGTCGCGCATTCTCAACATGGctggaaaaaggaagagagagattgcTGTGGCATCAAGGCCCAGCGGCGAGAAACAACCCAGCCCGCAGCCGGCCACTGACGCTCAGGAGATTTTCCGAAAGTACTTCGAAGCTCAATTCGAACCGATCGAGACGACTGGTTCTTCGAAGCGGAAGGCCGACCGTGCGTCTtctgaagatgatgaaaattccgaagaagaagatgaggaagacgaggaaatgTCAGAGGTGGAGTCTGATTGGGATGAGATCTCTGAGGAAAGTGACGAGGAAGCTGTAGTGGAGGTTGTTGAGCACAAGGACGCCAGTCTTTCAGCGAGCGACTTGATGGACAAAAAGGCGTACAAGGCCTTCATGGTACGATTAGGACGACTCCTTGACAGAATTCAACACGAGCTCATCACTAGATACAGAGTGCCAAACCACCGACATCCGCagacgagaaaaagaagatcgCACAGGCAAGCAAGAAGGACGACTCAGAGGATGACGCCCACGAAGCAATGAACCTTAAAAACGACCTTGACCTTCAGCGACTACTTCGCGAATCGCACCTCCTCGAATCATCGTCCGACCTTGCCCCGACCGGCAAAAATCGATTGAAAGCTTTGGATCTCCGTATGCAAGATCTCGGCGCGAAGGAGTCCCTCTACAAACAGAAGAACATGCCTGATGCCTTCCGCAAGGGCATCAAAGCCAAGGCTGTTTCCAGAGATGAAAAGCGACGCCgagaggccaaggagaatgGTATCATTCTCGAGAAGCCCAGCAAGGTCGCCAAAACAGACAACAAGCGCCGAGAGCGTGGTGTTGGAGGCTCGTCCATTGGCAGGTTCTCCGGGGGTACTTTGAATCTGAGCAAGCAGGACTTGGAAAAGATGCAGAGCTCCCGCGGTCGGTCCAGTCGTGGTGGGCGTGGAGGTCGCGGTGGACGAGGTGGACGAGGCGGAAAGGCCAAGAGAGGTCGCTTCTGAGCTAGCGCCTTGTAACAAGCTGTTCCAGCCTTGCATCCGCTTCCCCAGTCATGTCACGAGTCTGGCAAAGCGGCATCTGTCCTCTCTCTTGACCACTGGCCTGGACTAGGGGTCAAATGCCCCGTGGGCTCTCCCTCCCATCATCGAGCTCGGTCCATCAACCCATCGCTTCAAAGCTGAACTTGGGCGAAGAACAGAGCTGTTCTGGCAGTTGTGGAATTGAGAACTCCAACTCGCGGCATCGGAAAATGTTCATTCCTCACACTCAGGGGTGAATGATGGACAAAGTCTGCGTCCGGACCAGGAGCATTCCCTCTTTCTGTCACCCATTCTACTCTCGACCCAAGATCCTTGACGTGCCATATCCGATTATCgccgatgatcatctcctcaGCAGGGACGCCCTCTATCTTCGGTGATAGATTCCTAGGACTTGCACGACCTGGTTTCCATGCGCATCTGCATTCGTCGTCTTGGGGGACATTCATGGGACAGCGGTACGCGGCCTCTGCGAAGACGGACGGTCTCTACCCGTCCGTCATAGGCGATCTTTTCATCCCCACGTTGTCCGGCGAACAGCACGGGCCGTTGTTACTCTCGGCCCTGGCAGTACATGTATGAGTAGTCCATCAAAATCGCCCGCAGCTTCATCGTGAGGAATTAACCACCTGAACCATTCGAATCCTTTCATGTTCAAGCTGGAAGAGAGACTGAGCCTCATTGTACAAGCACTTTCTCCCACTCTATCTCACTAGGTTCTTTCCAATAATTCGTACCACTCAAGGTAAACCCGAGCTTCTCCAAAGCTCTGGCGCTTCTCTTATTCGGCCTCTCCGTCTCAGCAATAAATCTCGTCACACCTCGCGCATTGGCCGCCCAGTGCATGACGGCTTCTGCTGCTTCCTTTGCGATTCCCTTCCCCCAGTACGTCGGCGCGACACCATAGCGAATCTCAGCCATTTCAGTCCATGGTGGCAGGGGGATCCCCTGCCTCTCGCGGTGGCATCGATGTTGTAGTTGCATCACGAACGCCCGCATAGCCCACCCAGGTAATTTCATCCAGGTTCTGGAGATCAAGGCAGGGGATTCCTTTCAAAGCATCTCCTTCTAGAATCTCGACAGCGCTGCTGGATTCCGTGAAGATCTCGGGCGGGCGTAGACCAACGGCAAAGTCACCCATCCCGCGGAGTTTCCAGCATACGTTGATGTCGCCCCGCTGAATCGCATCATGCGTCTTCTCGTCACTCCATTGCACCGGCGAGAAATGATCGCCAAAGGCCATCTCGCAGAACGCCTTGTCTGCGTGGAGGGATGCATAGAGACTTCGATAGTATCTCGATGAGATGGCGTGTGGGGTGGGCAGGACCAGGAGTCTTGGTGTGAGTATGACAAACGGTTCAAACGGCAGAGTCGTCTGTGCCACCTTTGAAGCGTCCATCGATGGTGATGTTTTTGTGTGCTTGGCACACTCGAGATGTGACTGGAAGCAGAGCAAATGGGTTCAATTTCTGCGATAAGCCAATGTATGGTTTGGTTGTATATTGGCTGTAGTGCACATGAAGAATTAGCTCTTTGGTCCTACCTCCGGAGTGGAATGAATGTTGGGGGCTAGTAATGAGACTAATTTTACACGAAAACATCACATTGGAAGTCCATCGTGGAAGGGACGTGGGCAGGAACTCAAACTCACGAGGATGTCAGCCTTGAGATCGTCGATACTTATCCGCGAACAATTCAGATGGTAATTTCTGGTCTTTTTAAGTACTTCTCACGGAATGATCTTATCATTGGAGAACTTGGCTCAATCAGCAAGTAAGACGAGTGATTACAATGTTACTCACCATGACTCATGCGAGTATGTACCTGGATGTACTTGGAAGCTTAGAGCTCAACCCAATTGATTGGTGAACTGATACCATACGACCAATTGATCATTCGAAGATTCCTGTACGTTTACAGTTGATATAACTTTATTGAGACTGTACTGATTGCTGAGTCTATTCACACACTTGACTACATTACCTTGATATCCCACAAACTTTTGACGATGAAAAGTATACTGCTGTGCTCAAAGGACTCGTGATCAACAAAGTTTTCTCGGCACTAGCTGTAATCCCTGGGAGCAAGAGACTGACGCAATTCCACCGCAGATTTCTCATGATGCGATCCGAGCGACGAGCTCACACCAAGGAAACTAAATTGAATCCCCGAGGACAAGCGTGGGATACACAAATACAATTTGCGGCTCCAACGATTCTGGCTCAGACGCAGACTCTACAAACATCAAGGATGCACATGGGTCTTGGTCACAGCTCTGCCATCGCGATAGTCATCCAAAAGCTGATTGACTTTCGACGCGTCCAGACCGTCCAGTACGCGGGAGCCTAGCGGTTTCAAAGCACCTTTTTCGATCCAGCCTGGCAATTCTCTCCAAAATTAAGCCGCCAGCTCCGGATGCATGTCGCTAGCCCCGAAGACTTGATGCTTTCTGAATCCAGCGGTTTTTGTCGCTGCGATTGCTGGGTCCACCTCTCCGTCCATCAGCGTGACCAAGGccccttttttcttggtcgACAAGAGCGAGAGTCCCAGCTGATAATGAACACCCCCCTCGTAAGAGCCATTGACCGTGTCAACAACGTATAACAAATCATCACCAACGAGCGCACGAATCTGATTCTCCAAGTCCGCTGCTTCCCGATCAATGACATGAGTTGCCCCCAAGGCACGGAGTATCTGACCCCCATCACTGCGAATTTTGGCTGTAGTGATGATCTTCCCAAATCCCGCGAGACGAGCGAATTGAAGAGCGAATTTTCCCGTATTAGAGCTACCACCGATAATAACAATCGTCTCTTGTGCGTAGTCCGTATCGTGGCCGAGGAACTTTGGTCTCACATCCAAGTCCGCTGGGCTGAAAAGGGCAAGGAAACTTGCAATGGCATTGACGGGGAAAGTGGCTGCCTCGTCGAAGGTGATATTGTCTGGAATACGAGCCGCAGATTCGGTGTCGAGGATGCAAAACTGCTGCAGACCGGCTTGATCGGGACCACC comes from Penicillium oxalicum strain HP7-1 chromosome I, whole genome shotgun sequence and encodes:
- a CDS encoding Acetylxylan esterase A; the protein is MRGSFFSFLTTLFLFLTLSAASPVGQDAGNLAKRVNAGSLQQVTNFGSNPSGTKMYIYVPKKLASNPGVVVAIHYCTGTAQAYYTGSPYAQLAEQYGFIVIYPESPYSGTCWDVSSKAALTHNGGGDSNSIANMVDWTTKQYKVDTSKIFVTGSSSGAMMTNVMAATYPELFKAAVVYSGVPAGCFYSAANQADAWNSSCAQGKVISTPQHWGGIAKAMYAGYTGSRPRMQIYHGTADTTLYPQNFYETCKEWAGVFGYNYDAPQSVLNNNPQANYKTTNWGPNLQGILATGVGHTVPIHGSKDMDWFGFSGSGSSDGGSPGSGSSPSTTTSTNQGSTTTTSVSTGPTQGSGGSGGSGGGVAQQWGQCGGNGWTGPTQCAAGLTCTASNPWYSQCL
- a CDS encoding 1-(5-phosphoribosyl)-5-[(5-phosphoribosylamino)methylideneamino] imidazole-4-carboxamide isomerase; the protein is MTQFRPCIDLHSGQVKQIVGGTLSQVAEDLKTNYVSTLPASHYAELYRKNNLRGGHVVKLGPGNEEAALEALKAWPNGLQVAGGITDKNAQYWIDQGAEKVIITSFLFPSGKFSLERLQAVLAALGGDKSKLVLDLSCRRKDNTWFVAMDRWQTITEMEICQESIALLEPYCSEFLIHAADVEGLQQGIDEELVSKLAEWCTIPVTYAGGARNLQDLEKIHKSSQGKVDLTIGSALDIFGGSGVTFDECVEWNKAHQ